One stretch of Excalfactoria chinensis isolate bCotChi1 chromosome 2, bCotChi1.hap2, whole genome shotgun sequence DNA includes these proteins:
- the PDP1 gene encoding pyruvate dehyrogenase phosphatase catalytic subunit 1 isoform X1, whose translation MCVSPLCAPPPRRSRLSALSNELSALLPTLPRASALWMLAASCCDRRMCVCPGPRRIAIPVRSSRLPLLSDAMPAPTHLFPLIRNCEISRICSTMCYCHHKHLCCLSSHFAHGHFRYAPQKKFAALYRPKENFYQFIHARDYASTPQRFYLTPPQVNSILKANEYSFKVPEFDGKNVSSVLGFDSNQLPANAPIEDRRSAATCLQTRGMLLGVFDGHAGCACAQAVSERLFYYIAVSLLPHETLLEIENAVESGRALLPILQWHKHPNDYFSKEASKLYFNSLRTYWQELIDLNSGETTDVKEALINAFKRLDNDISLEAQVGDPNSFLNYLVLRVAFSGATACVAHVDGVDLHVANTGDSRAMLGVQEEDGSWSAVNLSYDHNAQNEREVERVKTEHPKSEEKSLVKQDRLLGLLMPFRAFGDVKFKWSIELQKRVIESGPDQLNDNEYTKFIPPNYHTPPYLTAEPEVIHHKLRPQDKFLVLATDGLWETMHRQDVARIVGEYLTGVHHQQPIAVGGYKVTLGQMHGLLTERRAKISSVFEDQNAATHLIRHAVGNNEFGAVDHERLSKMLSLPEELARMYRDDITIIVVQFNSHVIGAYQNGEL comes from the exons ATGTGCGTGTCTCCTCTCTGCGCCCCTCCGCCGCGCCGGAGCCGTCTGTCCGCCCTCTCTAACGAACTCTCTGCCTTGCTTCCAACCCTTCCCCGGGCTTCTGCTTTGTGGATGTTGGCGGCTTCTTGTTGTGACAGGAGAATGTGTGTGTGCCCCGGGCCCAGGCGCATCG CAATTCCAGTCCGGAGCTCCAGGCTGCCACTGTTATCTGATGCCATGCCAGCACCAACTCATCTGTTCCCATTGATTCGTAACTGTGAGATTAGCAGAATATGCAGTACTATGTGCTACTGCCACCATAAACATCTGTGTTGTTTGTCGTCTCATTTTGCTCACGGTCACTTCAGATATGCACCTCAGAAGAAATTTGCAGCGCTCTATAGGCCAAAGGAGAACTTCTATCAGTTTATTCATGCGAGGGATTATGCTTCTACGCCACAGAGGTTTTACCTCACTCCTCCGCAGGTCAACAGCATTCTGAAGGCAAATGAATACAGTTTTAAAGTCCCAGAATTTGATGGTAAAAATGTAAGTTCTGTCCTTGGCTTTGACAGCAACCAGTTGCCTGCTAATGCTCCAATAGAAGACCGGAGGAGTGCTGCCACTTGCTTACAGACGAGAGGGATGCTTCTGGGTGTGTTTGATGGCCATGCAGGTTGTGCTTGTGCTCAAGCTGTCAGTGAAAGACTGTTTTACTACATTGCTGTCTCCTTGTTACCTCATGAGACTTTACTTGAAATTGAAAATGCTGTGGAAAGTGGTAGAGCTCTCTTACCTATTTTACAGTGGCACAAGCATCCCAATGATTACTTTAGCAAAGAAGCTTCCAAGCTTTATTTCAATAGTTTAAGAACTTACTGGCAGGAGCTCATTGATCTCAATAGTGGAGAGACTACTGATGTGAAAGAGGCTTTAATTAATGCTTTTAAGAGGCTCGATAATGATATTTCTCTGGAAGCTCAAGTGGGAGACCCAAATTCTTTTCTCAACTACCTAGTACTAAGAGTAGCATTTTCTGGTGCAACAGCCTGTGTAGCCCATGTAGATGGTGTTGACTTGCACGTGGCAAACACAGGAGACAGTAGGGCGATGCTTGGAGTTCAGGAAGAGGATGGATCTTGGTCTGCAGTTAATCTCTCCTATGACCACAATGCGCAAAATGAACGTGAAGTGGAACGTGTGAAAACAGAGCATCCAAAGTCTGAAGAAAAGAGCCTTGTGAAACAAGATCGTCTCTTGGGCCTTCTGATGCCTTTCAGAGCTTTTGGTGATGTGAAGTTTAAGTGGAGTATTGAACTACAGAAGAGAGTAATTGAATCGGGCCCAGATCAGCTAAATGACAATGAATATACAAAGTTTATTCCTCCAAATTATCACACTCCTCCATACCTCACAGCTGAGCCAGAAGTCATACATCACAAATTAAGGCCACAGGATAAGTTTCTGGTTTTGGCCACGGATGGGCTGTGGGAGACCATGCACAGGCAAGATGTGGCTAGAATTGTTGGGGAGTATCTCACCGGTGTTCACCATCAACAGCCAATAGCTGTCGGTGGTTATAAGGTAACCTTGGGACAGATGCATGGTCTCTtaacagaaagaagagcaaaaatcTCTTCAGTATTTGAAGATCAGAATGCAGCGACTCACCTGATACGCCATGCAGTGGGCAATAATGAGTTTGGCGCTGTGGATCACGAGCGGCTGTCCAAGATGCTGAGTCTTCCAGAGGAGCTGGCTCGAATGTATAGAGATGACATTACGATTATTGTGGTGCAGTTCAACTCGCATGTTATAGGTGCATATCAAAATGGGGAGCTGTGA
- the PDP1 gene encoding pyruvate dehyrogenase phosphatase catalytic subunit 1 isoform X3, which produces MPAPTHLFPLIRNCEISRICSTMCYCHHKHLCCLSSHFAHGHFRYAPQKKFAALYRPKENFYQFIHARDYASTPQRFYLTPPQVNSILKANEYSFKVPEFDGKNVSSVLGFDSNQLPANAPIEDRRSAATCLQTRGMLLGVFDGHAGCACAQAVSERLFYYIAVSLLPHETLLEIENAVESGRALLPILQWHKHPNDYFSKEASKLYFNSLRTYWQELIDLNSGETTDVKEALINAFKRLDNDISLEAQVGDPNSFLNYLVLRVAFSGATACVAHVDGVDLHVANTGDSRAMLGVQEEDGSWSAVNLSYDHNAQNEREVERVKTEHPKSEEKSLVKQDRLLGLLMPFRAFGDVKFKWSIELQKRVIESGPDQLNDNEYTKFIPPNYHTPPYLTAEPEVIHHKLRPQDKFLVLATDGLWETMHRQDVARIVGEYLTGVHHQQPIAVGGYKVTLGQMHGLLTERRAKISSVFEDQNAATHLIRHAVGNNEFGAVDHERLSKMLSLPEELARMYRDDITIIVVQFNSHVIGAYQNGEL; this is translated from the coding sequence ATGCCAGCACCAACTCATCTGTTCCCATTGATTCGTAACTGTGAGATTAGCAGAATATGCAGTACTATGTGCTACTGCCACCATAAACATCTGTGTTGTTTGTCGTCTCATTTTGCTCACGGTCACTTCAGATATGCACCTCAGAAGAAATTTGCAGCGCTCTATAGGCCAAAGGAGAACTTCTATCAGTTTATTCATGCGAGGGATTATGCTTCTACGCCACAGAGGTTTTACCTCACTCCTCCGCAGGTCAACAGCATTCTGAAGGCAAATGAATACAGTTTTAAAGTCCCAGAATTTGATGGTAAAAATGTAAGTTCTGTCCTTGGCTTTGACAGCAACCAGTTGCCTGCTAATGCTCCAATAGAAGACCGGAGGAGTGCTGCCACTTGCTTACAGACGAGAGGGATGCTTCTGGGTGTGTTTGATGGCCATGCAGGTTGTGCTTGTGCTCAAGCTGTCAGTGAAAGACTGTTTTACTACATTGCTGTCTCCTTGTTACCTCATGAGACTTTACTTGAAATTGAAAATGCTGTGGAAAGTGGTAGAGCTCTCTTACCTATTTTACAGTGGCACAAGCATCCCAATGATTACTTTAGCAAAGAAGCTTCCAAGCTTTATTTCAATAGTTTAAGAACTTACTGGCAGGAGCTCATTGATCTCAATAGTGGAGAGACTACTGATGTGAAAGAGGCTTTAATTAATGCTTTTAAGAGGCTCGATAATGATATTTCTCTGGAAGCTCAAGTGGGAGACCCAAATTCTTTTCTCAACTACCTAGTACTAAGAGTAGCATTTTCTGGTGCAACAGCCTGTGTAGCCCATGTAGATGGTGTTGACTTGCACGTGGCAAACACAGGAGACAGTAGGGCGATGCTTGGAGTTCAGGAAGAGGATGGATCTTGGTCTGCAGTTAATCTCTCCTATGACCACAATGCGCAAAATGAACGTGAAGTGGAACGTGTGAAAACAGAGCATCCAAAGTCTGAAGAAAAGAGCCTTGTGAAACAAGATCGTCTCTTGGGCCTTCTGATGCCTTTCAGAGCTTTTGGTGATGTGAAGTTTAAGTGGAGTATTGAACTACAGAAGAGAGTAATTGAATCGGGCCCAGATCAGCTAAATGACAATGAATATACAAAGTTTATTCCTCCAAATTATCACACTCCTCCATACCTCACAGCTGAGCCAGAAGTCATACATCACAAATTAAGGCCACAGGATAAGTTTCTGGTTTTGGCCACGGATGGGCTGTGGGAGACCATGCACAGGCAAGATGTGGCTAGAATTGTTGGGGAGTATCTCACCGGTGTTCACCATCAACAGCCAATAGCTGTCGGTGGTTATAAGGTAACCTTGGGACAGATGCATGGTCTCTtaacagaaagaagagcaaaaatcTCTTCAGTATTTGAAGATCAGAATGCAGCGACTCACCTGATACGCCATGCAGTGGGCAATAATGAGTTTGGCGCTGTGGATCACGAGCGGCTGTCCAAGATGCTGAGTCTTCCAGAGGAGCTGGCTCGAATGTATAGAGATGACATTACGATTATTGTGGTGCAGTTCAACTCGCATGTTATAGGTGCATATCAAAATGGGGAGCTGTGA
- the PDP1 gene encoding pyruvate dehyrogenase phosphatase catalytic subunit 1 isoform X2, with amino-acid sequence MCVCPGPRRIAIPVRSSRLPLLSDAMPAPTHLFPLIRNCEISRICSTMCYCHHKHLCCLSSHFAHGHFRYAPQKKFAALYRPKENFYQFIHARDYASTPQRFYLTPPQVNSILKANEYSFKVPEFDGKNVSSVLGFDSNQLPANAPIEDRRSAATCLQTRGMLLGVFDGHAGCACAQAVSERLFYYIAVSLLPHETLLEIENAVESGRALLPILQWHKHPNDYFSKEASKLYFNSLRTYWQELIDLNSGETTDVKEALINAFKRLDNDISLEAQVGDPNSFLNYLVLRVAFSGATACVAHVDGVDLHVANTGDSRAMLGVQEEDGSWSAVNLSYDHNAQNEREVERVKTEHPKSEEKSLVKQDRLLGLLMPFRAFGDVKFKWSIELQKRVIESGPDQLNDNEYTKFIPPNYHTPPYLTAEPEVIHHKLRPQDKFLVLATDGLWETMHRQDVARIVGEYLTGVHHQQPIAVGGYKVTLGQMHGLLTERRAKISSVFEDQNAATHLIRHAVGNNEFGAVDHERLSKMLSLPEELARMYRDDITIIVVQFNSHVIGAYQNGEL; translated from the exons ATGTGTGTGTGCCCCGGGCCCAGGCGCATCG CAATTCCAGTCCGGAGCTCCAGGCTGCCACTGTTATCTGATGCCATGCCAGCACCAACTCATCTGTTCCCATTGATTCGTAACTGTGAGATTAGCAGAATATGCAGTACTATGTGCTACTGCCACCATAAACATCTGTGTTGTTTGTCGTCTCATTTTGCTCACGGTCACTTCAGATATGCACCTCAGAAGAAATTTGCAGCGCTCTATAGGCCAAAGGAGAACTTCTATCAGTTTATTCATGCGAGGGATTATGCTTCTACGCCACAGAGGTTTTACCTCACTCCTCCGCAGGTCAACAGCATTCTGAAGGCAAATGAATACAGTTTTAAAGTCCCAGAATTTGATGGTAAAAATGTAAGTTCTGTCCTTGGCTTTGACAGCAACCAGTTGCCTGCTAATGCTCCAATAGAAGACCGGAGGAGTGCTGCCACTTGCTTACAGACGAGAGGGATGCTTCTGGGTGTGTTTGATGGCCATGCAGGTTGTGCTTGTGCTCAAGCTGTCAGTGAAAGACTGTTTTACTACATTGCTGTCTCCTTGTTACCTCATGAGACTTTACTTGAAATTGAAAATGCTGTGGAAAGTGGTAGAGCTCTCTTACCTATTTTACAGTGGCACAAGCATCCCAATGATTACTTTAGCAAAGAAGCTTCCAAGCTTTATTTCAATAGTTTAAGAACTTACTGGCAGGAGCTCATTGATCTCAATAGTGGAGAGACTACTGATGTGAAAGAGGCTTTAATTAATGCTTTTAAGAGGCTCGATAATGATATTTCTCTGGAAGCTCAAGTGGGAGACCCAAATTCTTTTCTCAACTACCTAGTACTAAGAGTAGCATTTTCTGGTGCAACAGCCTGTGTAGCCCATGTAGATGGTGTTGACTTGCACGTGGCAAACACAGGAGACAGTAGGGCGATGCTTGGAGTTCAGGAAGAGGATGGATCTTGGTCTGCAGTTAATCTCTCCTATGACCACAATGCGCAAAATGAACGTGAAGTGGAACGTGTGAAAACAGAGCATCCAAAGTCTGAAGAAAAGAGCCTTGTGAAACAAGATCGTCTCTTGGGCCTTCTGATGCCTTTCAGAGCTTTTGGTGATGTGAAGTTTAAGTGGAGTATTGAACTACAGAAGAGAGTAATTGAATCGGGCCCAGATCAGCTAAATGACAATGAATATACAAAGTTTATTCCTCCAAATTATCACACTCCTCCATACCTCACAGCTGAGCCAGAAGTCATACATCACAAATTAAGGCCACAGGATAAGTTTCTGGTTTTGGCCACGGATGGGCTGTGGGAGACCATGCACAGGCAAGATGTGGCTAGAATTGTTGGGGAGTATCTCACCGGTGTTCACCATCAACAGCCAATAGCTGTCGGTGGTTATAAGGTAACCTTGGGACAGATGCATGGTCTCTtaacagaaagaagagcaaaaatcTCTTCAGTATTTGAAGATCAGAATGCAGCGACTCACCTGATACGCCATGCAGTGGGCAATAATGAGTTTGGCGCTGTGGATCACGAGCGGCTGTCCAAGATGCTGAGTCTTCCAGAGGAGCTGGCTCGAATGTATAGAGATGACATTACGATTATTGTGGTGCAGTTCAACTCGCATGTTATAGGTGCATATCAAAATGGGGAGCTGTGA